A window of Stutzerimonas stutzeri genomic DNA:
CGGTTCGAGCAGTGGCTGCAATGGATTTTCCTGCCTCGAATGAAGGCCATCGTCGAGTCGGATCTGCCTCTACCGGCAGCCTCGGACATTTGCGCCATGGCTGAGGTCGCGTATCGGGAGGCGCGGGCGGTCAGTCTGCTCGAGGCGTTGCGCGATTTCGACGTACTGATCAAGGCATCGTAGGCCGCGGCGACGCCTGGCGCCGCTAGCCGTAATTCCAGCTCAGTTGCAGTTTTCGGCGATCTTGTCGCGGGTTTCGCTGATCCGCGATTGGCGCTCTTCTTCGGTTAACCGCCGGGTTTCGCCGTTGTCGTTGACGCGCACGCGTGGGTTGTTCTGCAGTTGTGCCAGGTTAGTGCGCATGGTTTCGCAGTACGCCTTGCGTTCGGTTTCCTGCGCGGCGACCTGCTGCTTCACCTTGCGGTCGATGCTGCTCTGGTCGGCTTCAGCCTCGTTTTGCTCTGCCGGTTCTGGCGCCGCGACCGGTTTCGCTGGCGCGGTTACCGTATTGACGGTTTCCACCTGCTGGCCCTGAGGTGGTTGCGCACCGAAATGCGTAACCCCTTGGGCGTCCACCCATTTGTAAACCTGGGCGGCCATGACGTTGCCGCAAAGCGCCAGTAGCAAGCCGCCCGCAAAAAACGTGAATCGCATGCTGTTACCTTCGTTGGAATTGGAAACCGGTCGTCACTATACCCAAAAGCCGGCGCGCCGCTTCTGCACCCTGTCACAGCTCAACATTGCTCAAACACAACGGCAAGCTTGACTTGCTGGTGCTGAATCCGAACAATTCGAGGCTTGCTGTCCTGAGTCGCCTCGCCGCAAGCGATACCGGCTCAGTCTAGACAGACATGAGGTGCTACCCGCGCCGACCTGCATCACCCGCAACGCGTTACCTCGCGCTGGGTGGAGAGCCCGAGACACCAGGGTCTCTTCCAATACTGGCTCAGTCAGTGGCTGACGTAGTCGGCGACCACCGTCGCTCATGCCCTGCTAGCAGTAAACCTATTTCTGGCGGCTCCGACTTGGATTCGCTATCTGGCGTTTAGAGGTGAACAACGTGGAACTCTTATCCGGCGCTGAAATGGTCGTCCGCTTCCTGCGCGACGAAGGCGTTAAGTACATCTACGGGTACCCGGGCGGTGCCGTTCTGCATATCTACGATGCGCTTTTCAAGGAAAAGTCCATCGAGCACATCCTGGTTCGCCACGAGCAGGCCGCCACCCACATGGCCGATGGCTATGCGCGCGCGACCGGCAAGGCTGGCGTGGTGCTGGTGACCTCCGGTCCTGGGGCGACCAACGCCATCACCGGTATCGCCACCGCCTTCATGGACTCGATCCCGATGGTGGTCATCTCCGGTCAGGTGCCCAGCACCATGGTCGGCACCGATGCCTTCCAGGAAACCGACATGATCGGCATCTCACGGCCCATCGTGAAGCACAGCTTCATGATCAAACATCCTTCGGAAATCCCCGAAGTGATGAAGAAGGCGTTCTATCTCGCCGAGTCCGGGCGTCCAGGGCCGGTTGTCATCGATATCCCGAAGGATATGACCAACCCGGCCGATAAGTTCGAATACGTCTACCCGAAGAAGGCCAAGCTGCGTTCGTACAGCCCGGCCGTGCGTGGGCATTCGGGCCAGATTCGCAAGGCGGCGGAGTTGTTGCTGGGAGCCAAGCGGCCCATCATCTACGCCGGTGGCGGCGTGGTCCTGGGCAAGGCCTCGGCGCAACTGACAGAGCTGGCGAAGATGCTCAACCTGCCGGTGACCAACACCCTGATGGGCCTAGGGTGCTATCCGGGCAGCGACCGTCAGTTCGTCGGCATGCTCGGCATGCACGGCAGCTACACCGCCAACCTGGCGATGCACCACTCCGATGTGATCCTGGCTGTCGGTGCGCGCTTCGATGACCGCGTGATCAATGGTGCGACCAAGTTCTGCCCGAGCGCCAAGATCATCCACATCGACATCGATCCGGCATCTATCTCCAAGACCATCAAGGCGGACGTCCCGATTGTCGGTCCGGTCGACAGCGTGCTCACCGAGATGGTCGCCATCGTCAAGGAGATCGGCCAGGTGCCGAATGCCGAGACCGTGGCCAGTTGGTGGAAGCAGATCGAGGAATGGCGCGGCAATGGCCGGCTGTTTCCCTATAACGAGGGGGATGGTTCGATCATCAAGCCGCAGGCAGCTATCGAGGTGCTCTGCGAAGTAACCAAGGGCCAGGCCTATGTAACCTCGGACGTCGGTCAGCATCAGATGTTCGCCTGCCAGTACTACAAGTTCGACAAGCCCAACCGCTGGCTCAACTCGGGCGGCCTCGGCACCATGGGCTTTGGCCTGCCGGCAGCCATGGGTGTGAAGCTGAACTTCCCCGAAGCCGATGTCGCCTGCGTTACCGGCGAGGGCAGTATCCAGATGAACATCCAGGAGCTGTCGACCTGCCTGCAGTACGACCTGCCGGTGAAGATCATCAACCTCAACAACGGTGCGTTGGGCATGGTCCGCCAGTGGCAGGACATGGTGTACAACAGTCGCTACTCGCACTCCTACATGGAGTCGCTGCCGGACTTCGTCAAGCTGGCCGAGGCCTATGGTCACGTCGGAATGCGCATTACCGACCTCAAGGACCTCAAGCCGATGATGGAAGAGGCATTCGCCATGAAGGATCGTCTGGTCTTCCTGGATATCGCTGTCGATACCGCCGAGCACGTCTATCCGATGCATATCAAAGACGGTGCGATGCGCGACATGTGGCTGAGCAAGACGGAGCGGACCTGATCATGAGACACATCATCTCCCTGCTGATGGAAAACGAACCGGGTGCACTGTCTCGTGTGGTCGGTCTGTTTTCGCAACGTAACTACAACATCGAAAGCCTCACCGTGGCGCCGACTGAAGACCCGACGCTGTCGCGTCTGACGCTGACCACGGTCGGCCATGAGGAGGTGATCGAGCAGATCACCAAAAACCTCAATAAGCTGGTTGAAGTCGTCAAGCTGGTCGACCTGTCGGAGAGCGCTCACATCGAGCGTGAACTGATGCTTATCAAGGTCAAGGCTACCGGCGCCCAGCGTGCCGAGGTCAAGCGCACCACCGATATCTTCCGCGGGCAGATCGTCGATGTGACCACCAGCGTGTATACGATTCAGCTGGCCGGAACCAGTGACAAGCTGGACAGTTTCATCCAGGCCGTTGGCACCGCTTCGATCCTGGAAGTTGTGCGCAGTGGCGTCACCGGGATTTCCCGCGGTGACAAAGTACTGAGTATCTAACGGCTGTCGGACACGTCGTCTCGCCAGTCAGTAACGTTTTATCGAATGGCCCACGAGGCCGGCAACAGGGGTAATTCATGAAGGTTTCTTACGATAAAGACTGCGACCTCTCCATCATTCAGGGCAAGAAGGTCGCCATCATCGGTTACGGCTCCCAGGGCCACGCTCACGCGTGCAACCTGAAGGATTCCGGCGTCGACGTCACCGTTGGCCTGCGTCCGGGCTCGTCGTCCATCGCCAAGGCCGAGGCTCATGGCCTGAAAGTCAGTGATGTGCCGGCAGCCGTTGCCGCCGCCGACCTGGTGATGATTCTGACTCCCGACGAATTCCAAGGCCGCCTGTACAAGGACGAGGTCGAGCCGAACCTGAAGCAGGGCGCTACCCTGGCCTTCGCTCACGGCTTCGCGATCCACTACAACCAGGTCGTGCCGCGCGGTGATCTGGACGTCATCATGATCGCTCCCAAAGCGCCGGGCCACACCGTGCGTTCCGAGTTCGTCAAGGGCGGCGGTATTCCTGACCTGATCGCGATCTACCAGGATGCTTCCGGCAACGCCCGTAATGTCGCTCTGTCCTACGCCTGTGGCGTTGGCGGCGGTCGTACCGGCATCATCGAAACCACCTTCAAGGACGAAACCGAAACCGACCTGTTCGGCGAGCAGGCTGTTCTGTGCGGTGGTTGCGTTGAGCTGGTCAAGGCTGGTTTCGAAACGCTGGTCGAAGCTGGCTACGCGCCGGAAATGGCTTACTTCGAGTGTCTGCACGAGCTGAAGCTGATCGTCGATCTGATGTTCGAAGGCGGCATCGCCAACATGAACTACTCGATCTCCAACAATGCCGAGTACGGCGAGTACGTGACCGGCCCTGAGGTCATCAACGCAGAGTCCCGCGCCGCTATGCGCAATGCGCTGAAGCGCATTCAGGACGGCGAGTACGCGAAGATGTTCATCACCGAAGGCGCTGCAAACTATCCGTCCATGACTGCCTACCGTCGCAACAACGCGGCCCACGGCATCGAAGTGGTCGGCGAGAAGCTGCGCGGGATGATGCCTTGGATCGCGGCTAACAAGATCGTCGACAAGAGCAAGAACTGATCGTTCTACAGCTCAATAAACGCGGCTTCGGCCGCGTTTTTTCGTTTTGTCTGCCAGGCTTCTGGTATAAATCGCGGGTTTGGCCAGGCTGAACCGCAGGTCTCTTGATCTGGTCGAAATCTATCCGTACCTGTTGTAGAAGGTGAATGCGCATGAGTGGACAACCCGAAGATCCGAACAAGCCAGTCGAGCCAGAGAGCATTCTGCCGATCGATGAGCATGTCGAGGAAATCCAGGAGCCTGATGGGCGCAAGGTGCGCCATCGTGGCATCTACCTGCTGCCCAACCTGTTCACCACCGCCAACCTATTTGCCGGCTTCTTTTCGATCATTACGGCTATTAATGGAAACTTCTATGTGGCCGCAGCGACGGTCTTCGTTGCCATGGTGCTGGACGGGCTGGATGGGCGCGTGGCTCGCCTGACCAATACGCAAAGCGCCTTCGGCGCAGAGTATGACTCGCTCTCGGATATGGTGGCGTTCGGGCTGGCTCCCGCAGTTCTGGCTTATGAGTGGGCTTTATCCGAGTTGGGCAATGTCGGTCTTACGGTTGCCTTTATCTATGTCGCCTGTGCAGCGCTGCGACTGGCACGTTTCAATACGCAGATCGGCAAGGTGGACAAGCGCTGGTTCATCGGTCTGGCAAGTCCGGCTGCGGCGGGAGTGGTCGCTGGTTGGGTCTGGGCCGTCTGGGCGCTGGATGAGGTGGGGATTCGTGGCGTCGATCTACCGCTGGTGCTGGTCATGCTGTTTGCGCTGATGGTCGCCGCCGCTGGCTTGCTGATGGTCAGCAATATCAAATACTACAGCTTCAAGGATCTTGATCTGAAAGGGCGCGTCCCCTTTGTCGCCATTCTTGTGGTCGTGCTTGTGTTTGCCGTCGTGTTCAGCGATCCGCCGCGTATCCTGTTGCTGATCTTCCTCGCATATGCGGTTTCTGGCCCGGTGCAATACTTGATGCAGCTGCGTCGCCGCAAGCGCGTCGAGGGTTGATTTTGACGCCGGCTCCGCGTATTGCTCCATCGGAATCAATACGCGGAGCTCCCCATGCTTATCAGGATTCCCGCCTCCGGTGAATGCCGTGAGTCTGACGTTACGCCCGACGCGGCTTACCTGAGTCGTCGACAGGTGCTTCGTGGGGCCATGCTCTCCGGCGCTATCGTCGGCCTGCCTTCCCTGGCTAAGGCCTCCGAGCGCTATCCCGGCGCGACTGCAGAGTCTGCTCCGGTCTGGTTCACCGATAAACTCGCGTCCACCCGCTGGCATGCCGTCGTCCCGGACGGTGAATCCGTCACGCCTTATGCGGATGCCACTTCATACAACAATTTCTACGAGTTCGGCCCCGACAAGGGTGATCCGGCGCGTCATGCTTCTGCGCTAAAGGTCGAACCCTGGACCGTTCTGGTGGACGGTGAAGTTGATCGACCTGGCCGATATTCGCTCGAGGATTTTTGTTCTGAATCTCAGCTTGAGGAGCGAATCTATCGCCTGCGCTGCGTGGAAGCCTGGTCGATGGTCATCCCCTGGCTTGGGTTCCCTCTGGCAGATCTGGTCCGCAGGGTTCAGCCGCATTCTTCCGCCAAGTACGTACGCTTCGAAACGGCATTCCGGCCCGAGGAGATGCGCGGCACCCGTTCCGGTTTCGCGCTGATCGACTGGCCTTATGTCGAAGGACTGCGAATGGACGAGGCCATGCACCCGCTGACTCTGCTGGCCGTCGGCATGTACGGCCGCACGCTGCCTAATCAAAACGGTGCGCCGTTGCGGCTGGTGGTTCCATGGAAGTACGGATTCAAGAGCATCAAGTCGATCGTACGTATCAGCTTTGTGCGAGACCAGCCAGCGACGACCTGGCAATCAATGGCGCCGCAAGAATATGGCTTCTACGCGAACGTCAACCCCAAGGTTTCCCATCCGCGCTGGTCCCAGGCCCAGGAGCGCCGACTTCCTGGGAGCCTGTTCAGCGCCAATGTTCGCGATACGTTGCTATTCAATGGTTACGCCGAAGAGGTTGCGGGGTTATACGGCGCCATGGACCTCAGTAAGGACTACTGATGCGCTACCCGTTTTGGCGGCTGGCCGTATTCGCTTTGGCGCTGAGTGTGCCTGGGTACTGGCTGTATCTGGCCTGGCAGCTCAAGCTCGGGCCTGACCCGGGAAAAGTACTGGTTGATAACCTGGGGCAGGGCGCGTTGGTGCTGCTGCTTCTGACGCTTTCGATGACACCCCTACAGCGCCTGACAGGATGGGGTGGTTGGCTTGCTACGCGCCGTCAGCTTGGGCTTTGGTGCTTTACCTATGCGTTGCTCCACATCACTAGCTACCTCTACTTCCTATTAGGTGGCGAGCTATGGCGTCTGGGTGGGGAGTTGATAGAACGACCTTATATCCTAGTCGGCACTATTGCCTTCTTCGGACTAGCCATCCTGGCGATGACGTCCTCCCGGTGGAGTATGCGTCGCCTCGGAAAGCGCTGGAAGTCGGTACATCGGCTGATCTATCTGATTGTCATCGTGGCTCTACTGCATATGCTCTGGGTCGTTCGGGCCGACGCCGCGCGCTGGTTCCTCTATGCCGGTATCGCTGCAGCGTTGTTGCTGCTGCGCTTACCGGTGGCAGCCACGGCTCTTGCTTCGCTGCGTGGTGTAACGAAGCGTGGAACAAAACTGAAATAAACGGTTGACGTTAGTTTTCAGGCTCCTATAATGCGCACCTTCTCCGGCGCAGTCCTTAAGCAAAATCTCTTGTAAATCAAAAGGTTAGCGAAATAAAAGGGTTGCACGGATGGCAAATTCGAGTAGAATGCGCCGGGCTGACAGGGTGGTGGTTGAGTCCTGTTGGTGGCTTCGGTCAGGTTGATCGGAAGCGGTTGAAAGAGGTGGTTGACAGCGGTTTTGAACGCTGTATGATTCGCCTCCCGCTGACGAGAGATGAGAGTTGATCGAAGGCGCAAGCGGTTGAGAAGAAAGAAAAAGTTCTTCAAAAACAGCTTGACAGGTAACAAGGCTGCTGTAGAATGCGCGGCCTCGGTTGAGACGAAAGACTTGATCGAAACGCTCTTTAACAACTGAATCAAGCAATTCGTGTGGGTGCTTGTGAATGTAAGACTGATGGTCAGCTAGATTATCAGCATCACAAAGCAACACTCGAGTATTCGAGAGTTACTCTTTACTTGTAAAGAGATTTGCGATTGCTGAGCCAAGTTTAGGGTTTTCTCAAAACCCAAGCAGTATTGAACTGAAGAGTTTGATCATGGCTCAGATTGAACGCTGGCGGCAGGCCTAACACATGCAAGTCGAGCGGATGAAGAGAGCTTGCTCTCTGATTCAGCGGCGGACGGGTGAGTAATGCCTAGGAATCTGCCTGATAGTGGGGGACAACGTTTCGAAAGGAACGCTAATACCGCATACGTCCTACGGGAGAAAGCAGGGGACCTTCGGGCCTTGCGCTATCAGATGAGCCTAGGTCGGATTAGCTAGTTGGTGAGGTAAAGGCTCACCAAGGCTACGATCCGTAACTGGTCTGAGAGGATGATCAGTCACACTGGAACTGAGACACGGTCCAGACTCCTACGGGAGGCAGCAGTGGGGAATATTGGACAATGGGCGAAAGCCTGATCCAGCCATGCCGCGTGTGTGAAGAAGGTCTTCGGATTG
This region includes:
- a CDS encoding YqcC family protein; translation: MDQRLPAVAQQLLLIERELRALGLWSAEPPPEEALVSVEPFCVDTLRFEQWLQWIFLPRMKAIVESDLPLPAASDICAMAEVAYREARAVSLLEALRDFDVLIKAS
- a CDS encoding DUF4124 domain-containing protein; its protein translation is MRFTFFAGGLLLALCGNVMAAQVYKWVDAQGVTHFGAQPPQGQQVETVNTVTAPAKPVAAPEPAEQNEAEADQSSIDRKVKQQVAAQETERKAYCETMRTNLAQLQNNPRVRVNDNGETRRLTEEERQSRISETRDKIAENCN
- a CDS encoding acetolactate synthase 3 large subunit — translated: MELLSGAEMVVRFLRDEGVKYIYGYPGGAVLHIYDALFKEKSIEHILVRHEQAATHMADGYARATGKAGVVLVTSGPGATNAITGIATAFMDSIPMVVISGQVPSTMVGTDAFQETDMIGISRPIVKHSFMIKHPSEIPEVMKKAFYLAESGRPGPVVIDIPKDMTNPADKFEYVYPKKAKLRSYSPAVRGHSGQIRKAAELLLGAKRPIIYAGGGVVLGKASAQLTELAKMLNLPVTNTLMGLGCYPGSDRQFVGMLGMHGSYTANLAMHHSDVILAVGARFDDRVINGATKFCPSAKIIHIDIDPASISKTIKADVPIVGPVDSVLTEMVAIVKEIGQVPNAETVASWWKQIEEWRGNGRLFPYNEGDGSIIKPQAAIEVLCEVTKGQAYVTSDVGQHQMFACQYYKFDKPNRWLNSGGLGTMGFGLPAAMGVKLNFPEADVACVTGEGSIQMNIQELSTCLQYDLPVKIINLNNGALGMVRQWQDMVYNSRYSHSYMESLPDFVKLAEAYGHVGMRITDLKDLKPMMEEAFAMKDRLVFLDIAVDTAEHVYPMHIKDGAMRDMWLSKTERT
- the ilvN gene encoding acetolactate synthase small subunit; the protein is MRHIISLLMENEPGALSRVVGLFSQRNYNIESLTVAPTEDPTLSRLTLTTVGHEEVIEQITKNLNKLVEVVKLVDLSESAHIERELMLIKVKATGAQRAEVKRTTDIFRGQIVDVTTSVYTIQLAGTSDKLDSFIQAVGTASILEVVRSGVTGISRGDKVLSI
- the ilvC gene encoding ketol-acid reductoisomerase, whose product is MKVSYDKDCDLSIIQGKKVAIIGYGSQGHAHACNLKDSGVDVTVGLRPGSSSIAKAEAHGLKVSDVPAAVAAADLVMILTPDEFQGRLYKDEVEPNLKQGATLAFAHGFAIHYNQVVPRGDLDVIMIAPKAPGHTVRSEFVKGGGIPDLIAIYQDASGNARNVALSYACGVGGGRTGIIETTFKDETETDLFGEQAVLCGGCVELVKAGFETLVEAGYAPEMAYFECLHELKLIVDLMFEGGIANMNYSISNNAEYGEYVTGPEVINAESRAAMRNALKRIQDGEYAKMFITEGAANYPSMTAYRRNNAAHGIEVVGEKLRGMMPWIAANKIVDKSKN
- the pssA gene encoding CDP-diacylglycerol--serine O-phosphatidyltransferase, producing MSGQPEDPNKPVEPESILPIDEHVEEIQEPDGRKVRHRGIYLLPNLFTTANLFAGFFSIITAINGNFYVAAATVFVAMVLDGLDGRVARLTNTQSAFGAEYDSLSDMVAFGLAPAVLAYEWALSELGNVGLTVAFIYVACAALRLARFNTQIGKVDKRWFIGLASPAAAGVVAGWVWAVWALDEVGIRGVDLPLVLVMLFALMVAAAGLLMVSNIKYYSFKDLDLKGRVPFVAILVVVLVFAVVFSDPPRILLLIFLAYAVSGPVQYLMQLRRRKRVEG
- the msrP gene encoding protein-methionine-sulfoxide reductase catalytic subunit MsrP, which produces MLIRIPASGECRESDVTPDAAYLSRRQVLRGAMLSGAIVGLPSLAKASERYPGATAESAPVWFTDKLASTRWHAVVPDGESVTPYADATSYNNFYEFGPDKGDPARHASALKVEPWTVLVDGEVDRPGRYSLEDFCSESQLEERIYRLRCVEAWSMVIPWLGFPLADLVRRVQPHSSAKYVRFETAFRPEEMRGTRSGFALIDWPYVEGLRMDEAMHPLTLLAVGMYGRTLPNQNGAPLRLVVPWKYGFKSIKSIVRISFVRDQPATTWQSMAPQEYGFYANVNPKVSHPRWSQAQERRLPGSLFSANVRDTLLFNGYAEEVAGLYGAMDLSKDY
- the msrQ gene encoding protein-methionine-sulfoxide reductase heme-binding subunit MsrQ; its protein translation is MRYPFWRLAVFALALSVPGYWLYLAWQLKLGPDPGKVLVDNLGQGALVLLLLTLSMTPLQRLTGWGGWLATRRQLGLWCFTYALLHITSYLYFLLGGELWRLGGELIERPYILVGTIAFFGLAILAMTSSRWSMRRLGKRWKSVHRLIYLIVIVALLHMLWVVRADAARWFLYAGIAAALLLLRLPVAATALASLRGVTKRGTKLK